In the genome of Streptomyces globosus, one region contains:
- a CDS encoding DMT family transporter, whose product MSYSTPAAGRALTYLVVAGAAWGTAGAAASLLFLASDLGPLALTFWRCAGGLAVLLGVLAVRRRPRPAPAARPSTGSLIGTGLLFTLFQAAYFAAVRDTGLAVATVVTLGAGPVLIALGARHWMGERLGTGGVLAVLGALAGLGVLVLGSGGGEVRPAGVAWALLSAAGYAGMTLRARLLGRRGAGGDPLVTTAWSAGVGALCLLPLAAAEGSGLLPHAADLGRVLWLLAYVAVVPTALAYALYFTGAAAVRAATVSVVMLIEPVSAAVIAVLVLGERLTGGVVLGTVLLLAAVGALIAAEARRPADRGVVGGGGAGGGAGGPAPRPGSAPAQSSAR is encoded by the coding sequence GTGTCGTATTCCACGCCCGCTGCCGGGCGCGCTCTGACCTACCTCGTCGTCGCCGGCGCCGCCTGGGGCACCGCCGGGGCGGCCGCCTCGCTCCTCTTCCTGGCCAGTGACCTCGGGCCGCTCGCCCTGACCTTCTGGCGCTGTGCGGGCGGGCTCGCCGTCCTGCTCGGCGTGCTCGCTGTGCGCCGCCGACCCCGCCCCGCTCCCGCCGCGCGGCCCTCGACCGGCTCGCTGATCGGGACCGGGCTGCTGTTCACGCTGTTCCAGGCCGCCTACTTCGCCGCCGTCCGCGACACCGGGCTGGCGGTCGCGACCGTCGTCACCCTCGGAGCCGGCCCGGTGCTGATCGCGCTCGGCGCCCGCCACTGGATGGGGGAGCGGCTCGGCACCGGCGGCGTCCTCGCCGTCCTCGGGGCGCTCGCCGGGCTCGGCGTGCTGGTCCTCGGCAGCGGCGGCGGCGAGGTCCGGCCGGCGGGTGTCGCCTGGGCCCTCCTCTCCGCCGCCGGCTACGCCGGAATGACCCTGCGGGCCCGGCTCCTCGGGCGGCGCGGGGCGGGTGGCGACCCGCTCGTGACGACCGCCTGGTCGGCCGGGGTGGGCGCGCTGTGCCTGCTGCCGCTCGCCGCCGCCGAGGGGAGCGGGCTGCTGCCGCACGCCGCCGACCTCGGGCGGGTGCTGTGGCTGCTGGCGTACGTCGCCGTCGTGCCGACGGCCCTCGCGTACGCCCTGTACTTCACCGGGGCGGCGGCCGTACGGGCCGCGACCGTGTCCGTGGTCATGCTGATCGAGCCGGTCAGCGCGGCCGTGATCGCCGTGCTGGTCCTGGGGGAGCGCCTGACCGGCGGAGTCGTGCTCGGCACGGTGCTGCTGCTCGCCGCCGTCGGCGCGCTGATCGCGGCGGAGGCCCGCAGGCCCGCCGACCGCGGTGTCGTCGGCGGCGGGGGTGCGGGCGGCGGTGCGGGCGGGCCGGCGCCCCGGCCCGGCTCCGCACCGGCTCAGAGCTCCGCGAGGTAG
- a CDS encoding type II toxin-antitoxin system Rv0910 family toxin, producing the protein MAEVTAHATIEASPARLWAQLTDWPAYGRWSATHTGFPKGGPAALALGATFEENMKMMGFPAEVVWTVSELEEERVLALTGKGPMGVNILTRYTLVPDGAGTAVRIDGEFTGAAVSLMAGKLKDSAAAALDESLRRLAGLVA; encoded by the coding sequence ATGGCCGAAGTCACCGCGCACGCAACGATCGAGGCGTCCCCGGCAAGGCTCTGGGCCCAGCTGACGGACTGGCCGGCGTACGGCCGCTGGAGCGCGACGCACACCGGCTTCCCGAAGGGCGGGCCCGCGGCCCTCGCGCTCGGCGCGACCTTCGAGGAGAACATGAAGATGATGGGCTTCCCCGCCGAGGTCGTCTGGACGGTCTCGGAGCTGGAGGAGGAACGGGTCCTCGCCCTCACCGGGAAGGGCCCGATGGGCGTGAACATCCTGACCCGCTACACCCTGGTCCCTGACGGCGCCGGCACCGCGGTCCGCATCGACGGCGAGTTCACGGGAGCCGCCGTCTCCCTGATGGCGGGAAAGCTGAAGGACTCCGCAGCCGCGGCCCTGGACGAGTCCCTGCGCAGGCTCGCAGGCCTGGTCGCCTGA
- a CDS encoding EamA family transporter, with protein MHASGKNAGLGLAVVSAFAFGGSGVAAKPLIEAGLDPLHMVWLRVGGAALVLSPLAWRHRGLLRRKPLLLAGFGLVAVAGVQAFYFASLSRIPVGVALLLEYLGPALLLGWIRFVQRKPVTRAAAAGAALAVVGLACVVEVWSGLSLDPLGVLLGIAAACCQAFYFVFADQGADGDDVPDPLGVIAYGMLIGALVMTVIARPWEIDWSVLGGQALMDGTAVPAPALLGWVVLVATVFAYLTGVVSVRSLSPQVAGVVACLEAVVATVFAWILLGEHLSAPQVAGGALVLAGAFVAQSARSARRSRAEGSAVAARSAGAGAEGAEEADPILLDRGAGAA; from the coding sequence ATGCACGCGTCTGGGAAGAACGCGGGACTCGGCCTGGCCGTCGTCTCGGCGTTCGCGTTCGGTGGTTCGGGAGTGGCTGCGAAGCCGCTGATCGAGGCGGGGCTGGACCCGCTGCACATGGTCTGGCTGCGGGTGGGCGGGGCGGCGCTGGTGCTGTCCCCCCTCGCCTGGCGCCATCGCGGCCTGCTGCGCCGCAAACCCCTGCTCCTCGCGGGGTTCGGCCTCGTCGCCGTCGCCGGCGTCCAGGCCTTCTACTTCGCCTCCCTCTCGCGGATTCCCGTCGGCGTGGCCCTGCTGCTCGAATACCTGGGACCGGCGCTGCTGCTCGGCTGGATCCGCTTCGTCCAGCGCAAGCCCGTCACGCGGGCCGCCGCGGCCGGGGCCGCCCTCGCCGTCGTCGGGCTGGCGTGCGTCGTCGAGGTCTGGTCCGGGCTGAGCCTCGACCCGCTCGGGGTGCTGCTCGGCATCGCAGCCGCGTGCTGCCAGGCCTTCTACTTCGTCTTCGCCGACCAGGGCGCGGACGGCGACGACGTACCCGACCCGCTCGGCGTGATCGCGTACGGGATGCTCATCGGCGCCCTCGTCATGACGGTGATCGCCCGCCCCTGGGAGATCGACTGGTCGGTGCTCGGCGGGCAGGCCCTCATGGACGGCACCGCGGTGCCGGCGCCGGCCCTGCTCGGCTGGGTGGTGCTGGTCGCGACCGTGTTCGCGTACCTGACCGGTGTCGTCTCCGTGCGCAGCCTCTCCCCGCAGGTGGCCGGAGTGGTGGCCTGCCTGGAGGCGGTCGTCGCCACCGTCTTCGCCTGGATCCTGCTCGGGGAGCACCTCTCCGCCCCGCAGGTGGCGGGCGGTGCGCTGGTGCTCGCCGGGGCCTTCGTCGCCCAGTCGGCGCGGTCCGCCCGGCGGTCCCGTGCCGAGGGCTCCGCGGTGGCGGCCCGGTCCGCCGGGGCGGGCGCCGAGGGTGCGGAGGAAGCGGATCCGATTCTGCTGGACCGGGGAGCGGGCGCCGCCTAG
- a CDS encoding CPBP family intramembrane glutamic endopeptidase: MLRTEALLVLALSLGASAVSSLISFIGALTKPGALKDQAATLNGSYAPGRPWLDLAWQLFGITTALVPVLLVAHLLTREGAPGLRVLGFDRTRPGGDLARGALVAAGIGSAGLAFYLAAQAGGFNLTVQPEALPDVWWKFPVLMLSAVQNAVVEEVIVLAYLLRRLDQLGWSPWGALAASSVLRGLYHLYQGIGGFVGNMVMGAVFVLAYRRWGRVGPLVVAHSLLDIVAFGGYALLAGKVGWLPTPG, translated from the coding sequence ATGCTGCGGACCGAGGCGCTGCTGGTGCTCGCCCTGTCCCTGGGGGCGAGCGCCGTCTCGTCGCTGATCAGCTTCATCGGCGCGCTGACCAAGCCGGGCGCCCTCAAGGACCAGGCCGCCACCCTCAACGGCTCGTACGCGCCCGGCCGGCCCTGGCTGGACCTGGCATGGCAGCTGTTCGGCATCACCACCGCCCTCGTCCCGGTGCTGCTCGTCGCCCACCTGCTCACCCGCGAGGGGGCGCCGGGGCTCCGCGTCCTCGGCTTCGACCGGACCCGGCCCGGCGGCGACCTCGCCCGCGGGGCGCTGGTCGCCGCCGGCATCGGCAGCGCGGGGCTGGCGTTCTACCTGGCCGCGCAGGCGGGCGGGTTCAACCTCACCGTGCAGCCGGAGGCGCTGCCCGACGTGTGGTGGAAGTTCCCCGTCCTGATGCTCTCCGCGGTGCAGAACGCCGTCGTGGAGGAGGTCATCGTGCTGGCCTACCTGCTGCGCCGGCTGGACCAGCTGGGCTGGTCGCCGTGGGGCGCGCTCGCCGCCAGCTCGGTGCTGCGCGGCCTGTACCACCTCTACCAGGGCATCGGCGGGTTCGTCGGGAACATGGTGATGGGCGCCGTGTTCGTCCTCGCCTACCGGAGGTGGGGGCGGGTCGGGCCGCTGGTCGTCGCGCACTCCCTGCTCGACATCGTGGCGTTCGGCGGGTACGCGCTGCTCGCCGGAAAGGTCGGCTGGCTCCCCACCCCCGGGTAG
- a CDS encoding PhzF family phenazine biosynthesis protein, which produces MRLRIVDAFTDRPFRGNPAGVLLLDGGFPPDAWLRQVAAEVNLSETAFAHPLPPGGGADWALRWFTPTAEVDMCGHATLATAHVLASNGLAGRRGPIRFGARCGVLTAETAEDGTITLDFPTSSLTPVEPDAAVRAALGADIRSVHDTSEHIGDLLVELADEASVRGLTPDLAALRGYARRGVVVTAAAEDPSLGYDFVSRGFFPAFGIDEDPVTGSAHTALAPFWAARLGRTRLTGLQGGARQGLVQVALAGARTLLTGQAVTVIDGELLARP; this is translated from the coding sequence ATGCGCCTCCGAATCGTCGACGCCTTCACCGACCGCCCCTTCCGCGGCAACCCCGCCGGAGTCCTGCTCCTGGACGGCGGCTTCCCGCCGGACGCCTGGCTCAGGCAGGTCGCCGCCGAGGTGAACCTGTCCGAGACCGCCTTCGCCCATCCGCTGCCCCCGGGCGGCGGCGCCGACTGGGCGCTGCGCTGGTTCACCCCGACCGCCGAGGTCGACATGTGCGGCCACGCCACCCTGGCCACCGCGCACGTCCTCGCCTCGAACGGCCTCGCCGGCCGCCGCGGCCCGATCCGGTTCGGCGCACGCTGCGGCGTCCTCACCGCCGAGACCGCCGAGGACGGGACGATCACCCTGGACTTCCCCACCTCGTCCCTGACCCCGGTCGAGCCGGACGCCGCCGTCCGTGCCGCGCTCGGCGCCGACATCCGCTCCGTCCACGACACCTCGGAGCACATCGGGGACCTCCTCGTCGAACTCGCCGACGAGGCCTCCGTGCGCGGGCTCACCCCGGACCTCGCCGCCCTGCGCGGCTACGCGCGCCGCGGGGTCGTCGTCACCGCGGCCGCCGAGGACCCCTCACTCGGGTACGACTTCGTCTCCCGCGGCTTCTTCCCCGCGTTCGGCATCGACGAGGACCCCGTGACGGGCAGCGCGCACACCGCCCTCGCCCCGTTCTGGGCCGCGCGCCTGGGCCGCACCCGGCTGACCGGCCTCCAGGGCGGCGCCCGCCAGGGCCTCGTACAGGTCGCCCTCGCCGGCGCGCGCACCCTCCTGACAGGGCAGGCGGTCACCGTCATCGACGGCGAGCTCCTGGCCCGCCCCTGA
- a CDS encoding glutamate-cysteine ligase family protein: MGEKVVAGGFDLSDRRRYRRKLHECLEGLERLLAEKRFDRPKNMMGLEIELNLAGPDGMPRMVNAQVLERIASQDFQTELGMFNLEVNVLPHRLGGRVFDQLAEELSAGLGYAHRQAADMDAGVVMIGILPTLTRSDLVTANLSAVDRYSLLNEQILMLRGEDFLLDIDGVEHLVWSTGSIVPEAACTSVQLHLQVTPGRFSDVWNAAQAATAVQIAVGANSPFLFGHELWRESRPPLFTQATDTRPPELQAQGVRPRTWFGERWVESVQELFAENVRYFPALLPICDAEEPLRVLAEGGVPGLQELVLHNGTVYRWNRPVYGVVDGVPHLRVENRVLPAGPTVADVVANAAFYYGLVRTLADEQRPVWTRLPFAEAEANFDAACRYGIDARLRWPRRGRGAGLAAVPAVRLVLDELLPMAAAGLDAWGIEPADRDHYLGIIEERCRRRVNGATWQVDTYHRALAAGMERDAALAAITRRYSELMHRGEPVHTWPVGLVEEEPRAPVPAQRG; this comes from the coding sequence ATGGGGGAGAAGGTCGTGGCGGGCGGATTCGACCTGTCCGATCGACGGCGGTACCGGAGGAAGCTCCACGAGTGCCTGGAGGGGCTGGAGCGGCTCTTGGCCGAGAAGAGGTTCGACCGTCCCAAGAACATGATGGGACTGGAGATCGAGCTGAATCTCGCGGGCCCCGACGGGATGCCGCGCATGGTGAATGCGCAGGTTCTGGAGCGTATTGCGAGCCAGGATTTCCAAACGGAACTGGGAATGTTCAACCTGGAGGTGAACGTCCTCCCGCACCGGCTCGGCGGCCGCGTATTCGACCAGCTCGCCGAGGAGCTGAGCGCGGGCCTGGGCTACGCCCACCGCCAGGCGGCGGACATGGACGCCGGGGTCGTGATGATCGGCATCCTGCCCACGCTCACCCGCTCCGACCTGGTCACCGCCAACCTCTCCGCGGTGGACCGGTACTCGCTGCTGAACGAGCAGATCCTGATGCTGCGCGGGGAGGACTTCCTCCTCGACATCGACGGCGTGGAGCACCTGGTCTGGAGCACCGGGTCGATCGTTCCGGAGGCGGCCTGCACCTCGGTCCAGCTGCACCTGCAGGTCACGCCCGGCCGGTTCTCCGACGTGTGGAACGCCGCGCAGGCCGCGACCGCCGTCCAGATAGCCGTCGGCGCCAACTCGCCGTTCCTGTTCGGGCACGAGCTGTGGCGCGAGTCGCGGCCCCCGCTGTTCACGCAGGCCACCGACACCCGGCCGCCCGAGCTCCAGGCGCAGGGCGTACGGCCGCGCACCTGGTTCGGGGAGCGGTGGGTGGAGTCCGTCCAGGAGCTCTTCGCGGAGAACGTCCGCTACTTCCCGGCGCTGCTGCCCATCTGCGACGCGGAGGAGCCGCTGCGGGTCCTCGCCGAGGGCGGGGTGCCGGGCCTGCAGGAACTCGTCCTGCACAACGGGACGGTCTACCGCTGGAACCGGCCCGTCTACGGGGTCGTGGACGGGGTACCCCACCTGCGCGTGGAGAACCGCGTCCTGCCGGCCGGACCGACCGTCGCCGACGTCGTCGCGAACGCCGCCTTCTACTACGGGCTCGTCCGGACCCTCGCGGACGAGCAGCGGCCGGTGTGGACCCGGCTGCCGTTCGCCGAGGCGGAGGCCAACTTCGACGCGGCCTGCCGGTACGGCATCGACGCGCGCCTGCGGTGGCCCCGGCGCGGCCGCGGCGCGGGCCTGGCGGCCGTGCCGGCCGTACGGCTCGTCCTGGACGAGCTCCTGCCGATGGCCGCGGCCGGGCTGGACGCCTGGGGCATCGAGCCCGCCGACCGCGACCACTACCTCGGCATCATCGAGGAGCGCTGCCGGCGGCGGGTGAACGGGGCCACCTGGCAGGTGGACACATACCACCGGGCCCTCGCGGCCGGAATGGAACGCGACGCGGCGCTGGCCGCGATCACCCGCCGCTACAGCGAGCTGATGCACAGGGGCGAACCCGTGCACACCTGGCCCGTCGGGCTCGTGGAGGAGGAGCCGCGGGCCCCGGTGCCGGCGCAGCGGGGCTGA
- the gcvP gene encoding aminomethyl-transferring glycine dehydrogenase: MTANRIPLSQLERGIPFEQRHIGPDAEAQAKMLAHVGFGSLDELTAAAVPDVIKSAAALDLPEARTEAEVLAELRSLAARNEVLTPMIGLGYYGTFTPPVILRNVMENPAWYTAYTPYQPEISQGRLEALLNFQTVVAELTGLPTSGASLLDEGTAAAEAMTLARRVGRAKGSVFLVDADALPQTIAVIETRAEPIGIDVVVADLSEGIPAEIAERGVFGVLLQYPGASGAVRDIKPLIDRAHELGAIVAVAADLLALTLLASPGSLGADIAVGTTQRFGVPMGFGGPHAGYMAVQDKHARSLPGRLVGVSVDADGNKAYRLALQTREQHIRREKATSNICTAQVLLAVMAGMYAVYHGPEGLRTIARRTHRYAALLAAGLTAGGVELVHGSFFDTLTARVPGKAAEVAAAARRHGVNVFQADADHVSLSCDETTLRAHVEAVWAAFGVTADIEALDAATADALPEELLRSDAYLTHPVFHQHRSETAMLRYLRKLADKDYALDRGMIPLGSCTMKLNATTEMEPVTWPEFGQLHPFAPVEQAEGYLTLIRELEERLSEVTGYDKVSIQPNAGSQGELAGLLAVRAYHRANGDEQRTVCLIPSSAHGTNAASAVMAGMKVVVVKTADDGEVDTDDLRAKIEQYRDELAVLMITYPSTHGVFEEHVADICAQVHEAGGQVYVDGANLNALVGLAKPGHFGGDVSHLNLHKTFCIPHGGGGPGVGPVGVRAHLAPYLPNHPLQPTAGPETGVGPISAAPWGSAGILPISWSYVRLMGGEGLKRATQVAVLGANYIAKRLEPHFPVLYTGPGNLVAHECIIDLRPLSKATGVSVDDIAKRLIDYGFHAPTMSFPVAGTLMIEPTESEDLTEIDRFCDAMIAIRAEIEKVASGEWPAGDNPLANAPHTAAALGGEWDHPYTRDEAVFPGGVSAAEKYWPPVRRIDGAFGDRNLVCSCPPLDEYDN; this comes from the coding sequence ATGACCGCCAACCGCATTCCGCTCTCCCAGCTGGAGCGAGGCATTCCCTTCGAGCAGCGCCACATCGGCCCGGACGCCGAGGCGCAGGCCAAGATGCTCGCCCACGTGGGCTTCGGCTCGCTGGACGAACTGACCGCTGCCGCGGTGCCGGATGTGATCAAGAGCGCGGCCGCGCTGGACCTCCCGGAGGCGCGGACCGAGGCCGAGGTGCTGGCCGAGCTGCGGAGCCTCGCCGCCCGCAACGAGGTCCTCACCCCGATGATCGGCCTCGGCTACTACGGGACGTTCACGCCGCCGGTGATCCTGCGCAACGTCATGGAGAACCCCGCCTGGTACACGGCGTACACCCCGTACCAGCCCGAGATCTCCCAGGGCCGCCTCGAGGCGCTCCTGAACTTCCAGACCGTCGTCGCCGAGCTGACCGGCCTGCCGACCTCCGGCGCTTCGCTCCTCGACGAGGGCACCGCGGCCGCCGAGGCCATGACCCTCGCCCGCCGCGTCGGCCGCGCCAAGGGCAGCGTCTTCCTCGTCGACGCCGACGCCCTGCCGCAGACCATCGCGGTCATCGAGACCCGCGCGGAGCCGATCGGCATCGACGTCGTCGTCGCCGACCTCTCCGAGGGCATCCCCGCCGAGATCGCAGAGCGCGGCGTCTTCGGCGTGCTGCTCCAGTACCCGGGCGCCTCCGGTGCCGTCCGCGACATCAAGCCGCTGATCGACCGCGCCCACGAGCTCGGTGCGATCGTCGCCGTCGCCGCCGACCTGCTCGCCCTGACCCTGCTGGCCTCGCCCGGCTCGCTCGGCGCCGACATCGCCGTCGGCACCACGCAGCGCTTCGGCGTCCCGATGGGCTTCGGCGGACCGCACGCCGGCTACATGGCCGTCCAGGACAAGCACGCCCGCTCGCTGCCCGGCCGGCTCGTCGGCGTCTCCGTCGACGCGGACGGCAACAAGGCCTACCGCCTGGCGCTGCAGACCCGCGAGCAGCACATCCGCCGCGAGAAGGCCACCAGCAACATCTGCACCGCGCAGGTGCTGCTCGCCGTGATGGCCGGCATGTACGCCGTCTACCACGGCCCCGAGGGCCTGCGGACGATCGCCCGCCGCACCCACCGCTACGCGGCGCTGCTCGCCGCCGGCCTCACGGCCGGCGGGGTCGAGCTCGTCCACGGCTCCTTCTTCGACACGCTCACCGCGCGGGTCCCCGGCAAGGCCGCCGAGGTCGCCGCCGCCGCCCGCCGCCACGGCGTCAACGTCTTCCAGGCCGACGCCGACCACGTCTCCCTCTCCTGCGACGAGACCACTCTGCGCGCCCACGTCGAGGCCGTCTGGGCCGCCTTCGGCGTCACCGCGGACATCGAGGCCCTCGACGCGGCCACCGCCGACGCGCTGCCCGAGGAGCTGCTCCGCTCGGACGCGTACCTGACCCACCCGGTCTTCCACCAGCACCGCTCCGAGACCGCGATGCTGCGCTACCTGCGCAAGCTCGCCGACAAGGACTACGCGCTGGACCGCGGCATGATCCCGCTGGGCTCCTGCACCATGAAGCTCAACGCGACGACCGAGATGGAGCCGGTGACCTGGCCCGAGTTCGGCCAGCTGCACCCCTTCGCCCCGGTCGAGCAGGCCGAGGGCTACCTCACGCTCATCCGCGAGCTGGAGGAACGCCTCTCCGAGGTCACCGGCTACGACAAGGTCTCCATCCAGCCGAACGCCGGCTCGCAGGGCGAGCTCGCCGGCCTGCTCGCCGTCCGCGCCTACCACCGGGCCAACGGCGACGAGCAGCGCACCGTCTGCCTGATCCCGTCCTCCGCGCACGGCACCAACGCCGCCAGCGCCGTGATGGCCGGCATGAAGGTCGTCGTCGTCAAGACCGCCGACGACGGCGAGGTCGACACCGACGACCTGCGCGCCAAGATCGAGCAGTACCGCGACGAGCTCGCCGTGCTGATGATCACCTACCCGTCGACGCACGGCGTCTTCGAGGAGCACGTCGCCGACATCTGCGCCCAGGTCCACGAGGCCGGCGGCCAGGTCTACGTCGACGGCGCCAACCTCAACGCCCTGGTCGGCCTCGCCAAGCCGGGCCACTTCGGCGGCGACGTCTCGCACCTGAACCTCCACAAGACGTTCTGCATCCCGCACGGCGGCGGCGGCCCCGGCGTCGGCCCGGTCGGCGTCCGCGCCCACCTCGCCCCGTACCTGCCGAACCACCCGCTGCAGCCGACCGCCGGCCCCGAGACGGGCGTCGGCCCGATCTCGGCCGCCCCGTGGGGCTCGGCCGGCATCCTGCCGATCTCCTGGTCGTACGTGCGCCTCATGGGCGGCGAGGGCCTCAAGCGGGCCACGCAGGTCGCGGTGCTCGGCGCGAACTACATCGCCAAGCGCCTGGAGCCGCACTTCCCGGTCCTCTACACCGGCCCGGGCAACCTCGTCGCGCACGAGTGCATCATCGACCTGCGCCCGCTGTCGAAGGCGACCGGCGTCAGCGTCGACGACATCGCCAAGCGCCTGATCGACTACGGCTTCCACGCGCCGACGATGTCCTTCCCGGTGGCCGGCACGCTGATGATCGAGCCGACCGAGTCCGAGGACCTCACCGAGATCGACCGGTTCTGCGACGCCATGATCGCGATCCGCGCGGAGATCGAGAAGGTAGCCTCCGGCGAGTGGCCGGCCGGGGACAACCCGCTCGCCAACGCCCCGCACACCGCGGCGGCGCTGGGCGGCGAGTGGGACCACCCGTACACGCGCGACGAGGCCGTCTTCCCCGGCGGCGTCTCCGCCGCGGAGAAGTACTGGCCGCCGGTGCGCCGTATCGACGGCGCCTTCGGCGACCGCAACCTCGTCTGCTCCTGCCCTCCGCTGGACGAGTACGACAACTGA
- a CDS encoding pyridoxamine 5'-phosphate oxidase family protein — protein MTATPETPAPAAASYEPTDRTVPSRSRARARYDRETVHAILDQGYVCHLGFVRDGAPVVLPTLYGRIGETLYLHGSTGSRPLLAAGRTDPGLPVCVTVTHVDGLVLARSAFHHSLNYRSVVVHGTARQVTGEEELRRALDALVDQVVPGRSADSRPASAKELAATAVVRLDLAEVSAKVRTGGPNDDPEDLGLPYWSGVVPVAPAYGMPVPAADLAAGIAAPAYLAEL, from the coding sequence ATGACCGCCACGCCCGAGACGCCGGCACCGGCCGCCGCCTCCTACGAGCCCACCGACCGGACCGTCCCGAGCCGCTCGCGCGCGCGGGCGCGCTACGACCGCGAGACGGTCCACGCCATCCTCGACCAGGGGTACGTCTGCCACCTCGGCTTCGTCCGGGACGGCGCCCCGGTCGTCCTGCCGACGCTGTACGGACGCATCGGCGAGACCCTCTACCTCCACGGCTCGACGGGATCCCGGCCGCTGCTCGCCGCAGGCCGCACCGACCCCGGCCTGCCCGTGTGCGTCACCGTCACCCACGTCGACGGCCTGGTCCTGGCGCGCTCCGCGTTCCACCACTCGCTGAACTACCGCTCGGTGGTGGTACACGGCACCGCCCGCCAGGTGACCGGTGAGGAGGAACTCCGCAGGGCCCTCGACGCCCTGGTCGACCAGGTGGTGCCGGGCCGGTCGGCGGACTCCCGGCCCGCGTCCGCGAAGGAGCTCGCGGCGACGGCGGTGGTCCGCCTGGACCTGGCGGAGGTGTCGGCGAAGGTGCGGACCGGCGGCCCGAACGACGACCCGGAGGACCTGGGCCTGCCGTACTGGTCGGGGGTGGTCCCCGTCGCACCGGCGTACGGGATGCCCGTCCCGGCCGCCGACCTGGCCGCCGGGATCGCCGCCCCGGCCTACCTCGCGGAGCTCTGA
- a CDS encoding PRC-barrel domain-containing protein, with translation MQTDIDPRSLIGRKAFDRNGAKIGTVDEVYLDDATGVPEWAAVRTGLFSRDAFVPLEPSELVGDALRVPFERSLIRNAPDFGVGRHLSPEQELQLYHHYGLDVTLPSEIASRRDFGHLASGDRDEE, from the coding sequence GTGCAGACCGACATCGACCCGCGCAGCCTGATCGGCCGCAAGGCGTTCGACCGCAACGGTGCGAAGATCGGCACCGTCGACGAGGTCTACCTCGACGACGCGACGGGCGTCCCCGAGTGGGCGGCCGTCCGGACCGGTTTGTTCAGCCGGGATGCTTTCGTCCCCCTGGAACCGAGTGAGCTGGTCGGCGACGCCCTCCGGGTGCCCTTCGAGCGCTCCCTGATCCGGAACGCCCCCGACTTCGGCGTGGGCCGGCACCTCTCCCCCGAGCAGGAGCTCCAGCTGTACCACCACTACGGCCTGGACGTGACCCTGCCGTCGGAGATCGCCTCCCGGCGTGATTTCGGCCACCTGGCCTCCGGCGACCGGGACGAGGAGTAG
- a CDS encoding DUF5999 family protein: protein MCQHQPACPSADSADREAAKPVANHPEQGWSLLCNGVLLFEDTGELLPDGQIIAPHRPLAAAQAAA from the coding sequence ATGTGCCAGCACCAGCCAGCGTGCCCGTCAGCCGACTCCGCCGACCGGGAGGCCGCCAAGCCCGTGGCGAACCACCCGGAACAGGGCTGGAGCCTGCTGTGCAACGGCGTCCTGCTCTTCGAGGACACCGGTGAGCTGCTGCCGGACGGCCAGATCATCGCCCCGCACCGCCCGCTCGCGGCGGCGCAGGCCGCGGCCTAG